Genomic window (Gasterosteus aculeatus chromosome 1, fGasAcu3.hap1.1, whole genome shotgun sequence):
aagtaaattTGGGGACGTCTAGCACGATACTGAGGACGATCTGGCTGTGATTTGTGTGGTTTACGTGCAGCAGATTGGGCTGAGGACCAACCGGTGCACTATACACCATAACATTCAATTGTATTTTCACCCGTACAAGTGTATGATTCTGTAGGTCAGAACGACTTATTGTACTTTGTTTGTGTTAGACCACAAGCGATGGCCGCCCCCCCATGAAGGAAAATTTTGCTCAATAAACACCATGGGCAGAAGGACTTGCTGAAGCTTGAGGACCAGGGCTAGGCTGCTCTGGTTTAACATTTACTGTCCCTgttgtgttcaataaatatattcaaccagggtccagacggaactacgatctacgatGACCTGCGAGTCGAGAAAGCAACAactgaaagaagctgaatttgtgacgtgcattaataaaacgtggaaggtgagagaggagcttggtgtgtcctgaGTCCCCTGGCAGTGtaggcctatagcagcttaactaagggctggtccaggcgaACCTGCGCCAGTGCAGAGAACCTAATACGGGGCTAATATGATCTTTTCTCAGTTCTCGTtaatgctgcagcattctgaatcaactggagggGATTAagagagcagcctgataacaaataattacagtaatccagtccaGAAGTAACCAAGgcataaacacatttttctgcatcactttgaaacAGGAAGTTCCTTATTTTCGATATATTAcgtggatgaaaaaaggcaaaaaaggcAGTCTTCTTTttatgagagttgaaggtcatatcctggtcgaacaGATTCTtgatggtgctgctgggtaccaaagcaattccatccataaaaactatcACATGACAGCTGATTTTGAAGGTGCTCTGGGACTATCTAGATAACGTCTTCTAACTAGTTTAGCttcaggaagttgcaggtcatcaaagttttgatgtctccaagacattgttgaagtctaacaagctgctcttctggcttgatcgacagatacagttgattatagtctgcataacaatggaaatTTATGCATCTAATTCACTCATGAGTACATGTGTTAACAATAAGTACATCATTGTAGTGAACAGTAAGTGTGTTTTTGGCCTCGCATCTCCATGTTGTGGCTGATTTTTTTCAGGCTATTCTcaaaattctgttttttttgtgtggtttgtttctTCAGCAGTAAAATATATACTGGGTTTTACAGACCAgtcacaggggttcccctttgTCCTGACAGAACGTTTCTGTCTAGATGTTTGACAGTGCCAAGAGGCTGATATATCATCCtgatgaaatcattttttattacaGTTTACAGTATTTATCATCAGTTCATACGTGTCTGAAACAGTTTgtatatttacaatatattgcttgcacaaaattatttcaaaagaaattgATTTAACGCCTAATGACACTTCTTCACTCCTCTTCAGTAGAACATGACACTCGCTGACCCGGTTGCAACTCAAACGTGGTCTTTGGAGTCAGCTGTGCATTATTAATCGTCTCCACGCTCTTCATCTCGCTCACACTGACAGAGCTGTGCCAGCGTGGAGCAGCAGGGCTGCAGCCAGGGCTTCCACATCAGGTTCCACCACGACATCTGGCTCTCCACGGGCTCCACAGACCGCCGATGCTGCTCCACGGCCGCCTCCATCGCGGCCAGGACAGAGTGAAAGGCCGGCTCCTCGTCGGGGGTCAGCGGCGTGCTCTCCGACGGGTCCCGCGTGAGGTCGAAGAGCAGCGGAGGGTCGTGGTAGGTCACGTAGCCCTTGGAGCAGAAGCAGGTGTGCGTGTGGAAACAGGCCGTCTCGTTCTCCGGGTAGAAGTTTGGCGTGAAGTAGAAGGCTTTCCACACGGAGCTACCTGAGGAAATGGGAGGCAAAGCCACAAAATGAGACTCCTTGGACAGAGTAACCTGAGAAAAGTCCAAGCTGCAGTTTTTCTTTCTAcacttcaaaaaaataataaagaatttTACATTCTCTGTAGATATAGCGGTTTGTTGGTTGATATGAAGcatcattttcatcattataatatagaaatatataatgCAGGGTGTTTGTAAGTAATACATGAGGGTGTATTTCTTCGCTGTGTGCACATGACACTGGATTTCCCGCTTACTGTTTTGGGGATGCCATCGGACCGCGTTCAAATAGATGTTGCAATAGTGGAACAGAAATTCATGGGTCGGCCTTTCAACTCGGCCCTGAAGCAAATCCACGAGGTCGCGGCCATCTATTTCCCTGAAGACCAGAAGACAGGAGCTCAATCAAATTGGTCTCATTACTGTCAACAGCCTTCTGATGCccttaaagacccccccccccacccccaaacacacacacacacacctctgtttCCTGGCTCTCACTGGCATTGAGCCCAGAGAATCACTCAGGCTCTCCCCccatcctctgtccttttttgtgACCTAGATTTTGGGATGCGCTTGTTTTGCCTGACAGGAGGAAGTGACGCCGTCTCACTGTTGCCTAACCTTACCGGTCCACTGGGACTGAGGCTCCGCTCAGCCGCACCAACGTGGGGAACAGGTCCATGTTGCTGGTGGGCTCGTCCACCTCTCTGCCACTGGGGATGTTTCCCGGCCAGCGCAGGATCCCCGGCACCCGGATCCCTCCCTCCCAATTTGTGGACTTCCCTGCTGCTCAGAGGAAGTACAAGAACACAAATAGATTTCACGTTGATAGTTagatggacggacggatggatagCAGGCCGTCACTGCCTCACAGAACACTACTCTTCCTATCAGGTCTGAAGAGATGATCGATCCAAACCTACACGGCTCCTTTCTGGGTGGAAGTCAAAGGGAAACCATTGAGTCTTTGAGGACAAACCAGTGCAAATGACTTTTAAGGAGGGAGTCTCAGAAGTGATTTTGGACGGATGGGGAGTGCTGCTTAATGGGATTGGGATTGTGGGATTGTTCTGTTAAAAGTGATATGGAATCTAAGTCGATTTCAGATTATTATTTTCCACATCTATTACTTCAATATAGGCCAGTTTCACTCAAGTAtgtgaaacaaagaaaagtattaatttaattttgggACTAGAGCTGTGGACCAATGATAGAGCGTGGTGTAAATCCTGTGATTCCCACAGAGGAGTGGCCCAACAATTTCTCAATGAGTTAGTTTTTGTTATAATTCAAGATGAAATTAAGTTCTATATCTGCTTCCATAATATtgaactttcttgttcttctggctttgtatccttatggttgaaatgcacttattgtaagtcgctttggataaaagcgtcagctaaatgacgtgtaatgtaatatttgtgCTCAATAGGTGGTGCTAATCCTGTCCGCATACAATGCTGAGCTTTACATCTTCGAGACATTTAATTGCTTGATCGTTTTTCTTCGTGTTTCGTGATCGTTAAAACGTTGAATTTGCAGATGTGTCCTGACTGaaataataacaaatcaaatttcGGCCTTAAATAGCTGTTCGGCATCGTGCTGGACCTTTATATATTCCATTCCACCCTCTGTTGACCTCGCCCGTGGCGGAGATTTCCTCCACGTGGGCGCCCTGGTCTGATGTCAGGTAAACCAGAGTGGTTTCTCTCAGCTGGAGTCGGTCCAGAGTCTTCATGATCTCACCTGAGGACACATCACACGCACATGCAGGCGTGATTGGACACATTGTAGGTTCTTGGAATTTTTAACTGGTTCTGAATACATAAAATGCAGAACAaaagataaaaatgaataaaataatatattgctGCTCCcgaaggttgtgtgtgtgctgcataaATAGGTTAAGTCCTGATGGGCAGATTGGCATTGTAGCCCTGTGACTGCGTGAATGTGAATGGTGTTTAGTGTTAAAGTGCCCTTGattggttggaagactagagaAGAGAAATACGAGCAGTCAATTTACGCgttataaaaatattaaaatctgTACTAATAACTGTAGCATGCAAATCTATTTTGGTCTAATCTGTTCTTTATTCTAACCTTCAGTGGATGGAGACTAATCAAATGTAAGATTAATGTTTGATGACTATTGTTACCAgtaacaaagcaaacacacaaatttACAGCAGGCCTTGATTTAACCAAAATAAGCACTTCTGCCCACCCCAGGGCTTGTAGCTGCACTCCTATTTGTATCGGGTACAGACACAAAACTCCTCCCTGGAACATAAGCATCCAGTTGTGGGACTGTGAGTGTCCACATCTTAACAAGCACTGATTATGTGAAGCCCACAAACTGgggctcttcctcttcttcattcCGGTCATAAACACACTCATTTGAATTCCAATGCAAGTGAAGGTAGAACAAAACAGACCGTAATTCatttagaaaatacattttacccTCCAGCTAgtaagtgggggggggcacattgaAGTCAGAGGTTATCAACTCCCCCAAAAAGTATGTAGCTGATATATATTTGAACCATCAAGCGAATAACAAATAGTAATATTTTATGTAGTAACAGTGTTTACAGACTTCCTGTAGAAGTCTGTAACTCGGGAATCCCCACTTGTTAGTCTACTACTACTTTTACTAATAGTAAAATAAATCAGTCAATTACGGTTTCCCTTTGTTTTGGAACgccatatttatatatatatatatatatatatatatatatatatatatatatatatacatacacacacacacacgcacacagccgaTTGTGCCGACCCACCTACGCTCCAGTCCACTTCGTGGACGGCATCTCCGTAGATGCCGTGACGGCTCGTCCCTCTGAAGGCCGCCGACGCAAACATGGCTGTGTGCACTTGGATGAAAGAGAAGAACAGGAGGAGAGGCCCTGCAGAGTTCCTGCACAATCaggaaaatataatatattatagtgAACCATGGATTGGGCTGCGGCTAATGATTACCGTCATTATAAATAAATCTGACCTAGTCACGAGTTGACTACTTCTAAACAATTCGTGTCCATAAGCATCACTGAACATGTGGGAAGATTGCAATTCCTATCATTAAACCATGAGCCAGTTTCCTGATCACAAGAAGACGGGCTGACGTCGTACCTCTCCAAGAAGTCCACGGCCTCGCGAGTCGTCCTCTGGGTCAGGTTCTCGGACGCGAATGGCTGCTCGACAACCAGGTGGTTCCTCATGAGTACGCAGTTGAGGTACGGCATCAGAGCCACGAATCCCACCGCCAGACCCGTGACCAGTGCCGCCAGACCCAGCAGGCCCAGGACCCGCCCTCCGCGAGGGTTGATGGCGCCAACGTGGCAGAGCGACCCGGCAGCGACCAGGACGGCGGCCAGCGCCCGGTATGGGATGTATTTATGGAACTGGAAGACGGTGCCGTGGCCAGACCGGCAGTCTCGCAGGTTGGTCAAGGGGATGCCGAAGAAGTAGTCGAAGCCGTGGACGCTGGGGTGGTGGCAGTGGTCCTCACTGCTCTCACAGTTTAGTCCGAGGTGCCACTTTCCTGGAAACAGCAGAGGGGAATCAAAAACAATCCCAGGAAACAttccgcaaacacacacagaacattaaTGCGCAGAAATGCTCAGTTTGTTGGGTACTGTGCAGGTGATCGTTGTTCAGAAGAGGCAGCAAATAAGCCAAAGCTAATCGCTGAGCTAATTGTTTAGCTGGGGATGTTTTTGAAAGATTTGTGAACCTTTATTAGATTTTCTGGAGCTGCGGGTGCAGTAATGAGCCAGAGGACTCCGTTGGCATTGAAATTGTATATTTAACAATGGTTAATCAAGTTGTCTGCCGTTTTTGTTAAAGACCATTTCAGCCGTCTTCCTTGTTCCAAGATTATGTTGATGACAAAATGATGACACATTATATTTCAGCAACAAATATGCAGTATGTGAACACAGCTTCAGAAGGCATTGCTGGAATCTTTGCCTGAGGCCCTTGGTTTGTTACAAAATGTGTGCTTGAAATAACACTTAGTTTGCAAAAATGTGTTCTTATCGGGGGAGTTTAACCTTTTCATCAGTCATCGGAAGTGGCTTTTGAGCCAAAAACAGTTATTCCTGATTGGTTACTTTAtctataaattatatataattaaactCATGACTACTTAACACCACATTGATTTAATATGAAATTAACTTATGTTACAGCTCATAAACATGAGAGTGAAAAATATTTGATCCTCCTAATGGCATTAACCCTCAGCATCCACATTTCAGAGCTTCTGAAATCAAAGAAGATGGAGATTTACCAATCAGAGCGGTCTTATAGCCCTGTTGTTTTGCAATATTAGCAAAGGTGATCTCATGGCTGGGAAGACCTCCAGAGGCTGCGTTAAATAAAAAGACTCCGGGTCTGTGATAACCGGCCACACCTGTGGGAAAGGAGACACCATTGGAACCACGGGACAGTTGTAGGGCAGTCACTtcctatataaaaaaaaaatgaaaagatttaaAATGGGATCAGTCATTATTTGTTTGAACTGTGTGTGCCACCACAGTTTGCTGTGTATGGACTGGTCAGTTCATTAATGGGattccagctggaggaggaagaatcgTTTTGTTGATGGGTCGCTGTCTCTGAACTGGCCTGATCGTATCGGGTATCTCCCTGTGAGAAACGCCGCCCTGCTGGGGGTGCAGAGGCTCGCTGCGGCGATGTGGTGGGTCAGCTTCACACCCTCCTGTGCCAGCTGGTCAATATTGGGAGTTCTAAAAAATAATAGAAGTGCAATTTTACCTGTCAGGCAAGACAGTTTGCAGTGCTATTGGTAAACTTCTCTattcttctgaccactcaaagcccTATGACACAAtgcatcattcacccattcacacgtATTCCTACACTGAtggctaccatacacagtgccaccCATTAGAACTAACCAAAGTGATACATTCATAGAGAAATAATAATTTGATAAATACAAACAATCTTTCCAAAGTCTTTCCAAAATCTGTTTCCCCAGTTACTGTTTGTCCAGTTACACAGTCAGTTTGTGGATAAActatattatacatattatttacattacaggtcatctagctgacgcttttatccaaagcgacttgcattacatttttaacccatggctttatacattttgcccaggaagcaattaggggttaggtgtcttgctcagggacacttcgacatgggacatggggcttGAACctatatatatcatttatttgaTCTAAAAGTCGCTGTCCAGTGCAAACTCGGGTTCCTCCGTAGGATGGCGGAGCTCCACCTTAGAGATGAAGTAAGGAGCTCAGACATCGGGAGGGAAATTGGAGTTGAGGAGCTACTCGTTCAAGTCGAAAGGAGTCAGCTGAGGTGGTTCAGGCATCTAACCAGGACGTTGCTCGGGAAGATCCAACTGGAAGGAGACCCT
Coding sequences:
- the sts gene encoding steryl-sulfatase isoform X1, producing the protein MKAIMQPSSVLLLLWLSCVSPLEGTKPNFVLIMVDDLGIGDLGCYGNTTLRTPNIDQLAQEGVKLTHHIAAASLCTPSRAAFLTGRYPIRSGVAGYHRPGVFLFNAASGGLPSHEITFANIAKQQGYKTALIGKWHLGLNCESSEDHCHHPSVHGFDYFFGIPLTNLRDCRSGHGTVFQFHKYIPYRALAAVLVAAGSLCHVGAINPRGGRVLGLLGLAALVTGLAVGFVALMPYLNCVLMRNHLVVEQPFASENLTQRTTREAVDFLERNSAGPLLLFFSFIQVHTAMFASAAFRGTSRHGIYGDAVHEVDWSVGEIMKTLDRLQLRETTLVYLTSDQGAHVEEISATGEVNRGWNGIYKAGKSTNWEGGIRVPGILRWPGNIPSGREVDEPTSNMDLFPTLVRLSGASVPVDREIDGRDLVDLLQGRVERPTHEFLFHYCNIYLNAVRWHPQNSSSVWKAFYFTPNFYPENETACFHTHTCFCSKGYVTYHDPPLLFDLTRDPSESTPLTPDEEPAFHSVLAAMEAAVEQHRRSVEPVESQMSWWNLMWKPWLQPCCSTLAQLCQCERDEERGDD
- the sts gene encoding steryl-sulfatase isoform X2, coding for MSELLTSSLRTPNIDQLAQEGVKLTHHIAAASLCTPSRAAFLTGRYPIRSGVAGYHRPGVFLFNAASGGLPSHEITFANIAKQQGYKTALIGKWHLGLNCESSEDHCHHPSVHGFDYFFGIPLTNLRDCRSGHGTVFQFHKYIPYRALAAVLVAAGSLCHVGAINPRGGRVLGLLGLAALVTGLAVGFVALMPYLNCVLMRNHLVVEQPFASENLTQRTTREAVDFLERNSAGPLLLFFSFIQVHTAMFASAAFRGTSRHGIYGDAVHEVDWSVGEIMKTLDRLQLRETTLVYLTSDQGAHVEEISATGEVNRGWNGIYKAGKSTNWEGGIRVPGILRWPGNIPSGREVDEPTSNMDLFPTLVRLSGASVPVDREIDGRDLVDLLQGRVERPTHEFLFHYCNIYLNAVRWHPQNSSSVWKAFYFTPNFYPENETACFHTHTCFCSKGYVTYHDPPLLFDLTRDPSESTPLTPDEEPAFHSVLAAMEAAVEQHRRSVEPVESQMSWWNLMWKPWLQPCCSTLAQLCQCERDEERGDD